From a single Bacillus pumilus genomic region:
- the accA gene encoding acetyl-CoA carboxylase carboxyl transferase subunit alpha gives MAGELEFEKPVIELRAKIDELKKFTQNSEMDLSAEIERLETRLSKLEADIYTNLKPWDRVQIARHAMRPTTLDYIQELFDNFFECHGDRFYGDDEAIVGGIATFKGLPVTVIGHQRGKDTKENLRRNFGMPHPEGYRKALRLMKQADKFNRPIICFIDTKGAYPGKAAEERGQSEAIAKNLFEMAGLRVPVVCIVIGEGGSGGALGLGVGNHLYMLENSTYSVISPEGAAALLWKDSSLAKKAAESMKITAPDLKELDIIDDVIKEVQGGAHRDVKQQAAYIEKTLKQSLTSLLKLTPEELVEQRYQKYKAIGKVSIENQYIGVN, from the coding sequence GTGGCTGGAGAACTAGAATTTGAAAAACCTGTCATTGAACTTCGAGCGAAAATTGATGAACTGAAAAAGTTCACACAAAACTCAGAAATGGATTTAAGTGCAGAAATTGAGCGTCTTGAAACACGTCTGAGTAAACTTGAAGCAGACATTTATACAAATTTAAAGCCGTGGGACAGAGTCCAGATTGCTCGTCATGCGATGCGCCCAACAACTCTCGATTACATTCAAGAGCTGTTTGACAACTTTTTCGAGTGTCACGGTGACCGTTTTTATGGCGATGATGAAGCGATCGTTGGAGGAATTGCCACGTTTAAAGGGCTTCCTGTCACGGTGATTGGCCATCAGCGCGGTAAAGATACAAAAGAAAACTTGCGCCGTAATTTCGGAATGCCTCATCCAGAAGGCTACCGTAAAGCGCTGCGCTTGATGAAACAAGCAGATAAATTTAATCGTCCGATCATTTGCTTTATTGATACAAAAGGAGCTTATCCTGGTAAAGCAGCTGAAGAACGCGGGCAAAGTGAAGCAATTGCGAAAAACCTATTCGAAATGGCAGGACTTCGTGTACCGGTTGTCTGTATTGTCATTGGAGAAGGCGGAAGTGGCGGCGCACTAGGCTTAGGCGTAGGAAACCACCTATACATGCTAGAGAATTCAACATATTCAGTGATTTCACCTGAAGGTGCAGCAGCACTGCTCTGGAAGGACTCATCACTTGCGAAAAAAGCTGCAGAATCAATGAAAATTACGGCTCCAGACCTAAAAGAATTAGATATTATAGATGATGTTATTAAAGAAGTGCAAGGTGGAGCACACCGAGACGTGAAACAACAAGCAGCCTACATTGAAAAAACATTAAAACAGTCACTTACATCTTTGCTCAAACTAACACCTGAAGAACTAGTCGAACAAAGATATCAAAAATACAAAGCAATCGGGAAAGTGTCGATTGAAAATCAATATATTGGGGTAAACTAA
- the accD gene encoding acetyl-CoA carboxylase, carboxyltransferase subunit beta translates to MSIKNIFSKKKKYASVPSEQASQDVPEGIMTKCPQCKKIMLTKELDKNLRVCMNCGRHLQMNAKQRIESLVDEGTFEEFNGHLISENPLGFPGYEEKLEKDREKTSLNEAIVTGKGEIEGQPAVIAVMDATFRMGSMGSVVGEKITLAIEKAKADKVPFIIFTASGGARMQEGILSLMQMAKTSSALKLFSEDQGLIISVMTNPTTGGVSASFASLGDYNFAEPGALIGFAGRRIIEQTIREDLPEDFQTAEFLLKHGQLDAVIHRAEMKETLGRILALHSTGGEREWLEN, encoded by the coding sequence TTGTCAATCAAGAATATTTTCAGTAAAAAGAAAAAATATGCTTCTGTACCCTCTGAACAAGCAAGCCAAGATGTGCCAGAAGGCATCATGACCAAATGTCCGCAATGTAAAAAAATAATGCTCACCAAAGAACTAGATAAAAATTTACGTGTTTGCATGAATTGCGGCAGACATTTGCAAATGAATGCAAAACAACGTATTGAAAGCCTTGTAGATGAAGGCACATTTGAAGAATTTAACGGGCATCTGATTTCAGAAAACCCACTCGGTTTCCCAGGCTACGAAGAAAAGCTTGAGAAAGACAGAGAAAAAACATCTTTGAATGAAGCCATTGTCACAGGTAAAGGTGAAATTGAAGGTCAGCCTGCTGTGATCGCTGTCATGGATGCCACGTTCCGTATGGGCAGCATGGGCTCGGTTGTTGGTGAAAAGATCACACTTGCGATCGAGAAAGCAAAAGCGGACAAGGTGCCATTTATCATCTTTACTGCATCAGGCGGAGCGAGAATGCAAGAGGGGATTCTCAGTCTCATGCAGATGGCAAAAACAAGCTCAGCATTAAAGCTGTTCAGTGAGGACCAAGGTTTGATTATCTCTGTGATGACGAACCCAACAACTGGCGGTGTGTCAGCTAGTTTCGCGTCACTCGGTGATTACAACTTTGCAGAACCCGGTGCTTTAATTGGGTTTGCAGGTCGTAGAATCATTGAACAAACAATTCGTGAAGACCTGCCAGAGGACTTCCAAACGGCTGAATTTTTATTGAAGCATGGACAGCTTGATGCTGTGATTCATCGTGCAGAGATGAAAGAAACACTAGGCCGAATCTTAGCATTACACAGCACAGGAGGTGAACGAGAGTGGCTGGAGAACTAG
- a CDS encoding NAD(P)-dependent malic enzyme, producing the protein MSLREEALHMHKENQGKLESKSKVQVKNAKDLSLAYSPGVAEPCKDIYDDTSKVYDYTMKGNMVAVVTDGSAVLGLGNIGAEASLPVMEGKAVLFKSFAGVDAFPIALATNDVDKIVETVKLLEPTFGGVNLEDIAAPNCFIIEERLKKETNIPVFHDDQHGTAIVTVAGLVNALKLSGKSMSSIKVVANGAGAAGIAIIKLLYHFGVRDIIMCDTKGAIYEGRPNGMNSVKNEVAKFTNQDRKEGSLEEVIEGADVFIGVSVAGALTKEMVGKMAKDPVIFAMANPNPEIMPEDAHAAGASVVGTGRSDFPNQVNNVLAFPGIFRGALDVRATHINEEMKIAAVEAIASLVSDDKLSAEYVIPEPFDARVAPAVAKAVAKAAMETGVARIKVDPEAVAEKTRKLTIIGE; encoded by the coding sequence ATGTCATTAAGAGAAGAAGCATTACATATGCACAAAGAGAATCAGGGCAAACTTGAGTCGAAATCAAAAGTACAAGTGAAAAATGCCAAAGACTTGAGCTTGGCTTACTCACCTGGTGTAGCAGAACCATGTAAAGATATTTATGACGACACAAGCAAAGTGTATGATTATACAATGAAAGGCAATATGGTCGCTGTTGTCACAGACGGAAGTGCTGTTTTAGGGCTTGGAAATATTGGTGCAGAAGCATCTCTTCCAGTCATGGAAGGAAAAGCTGTATTATTCAAAAGCTTCGCTGGCGTAGATGCCTTCCCAATCGCGCTTGCGACAAACGATGTAGACAAAATCGTTGAAACAGTAAAACTTCTTGAGCCAACGTTTGGCGGTGTCAACCTTGAAGATATTGCAGCGCCAAACTGCTTCATCATCGAAGAGCGCTTGAAAAAAGAGACCAACATTCCAGTCTTCCACGATGATCAGCACGGGACAGCGATTGTCACAGTAGCAGGACTTGTGAATGCACTGAAACTGTCTGGAAAATCAATGTCTTCCATCAAAGTGGTGGCAAACGGCGCTGGAGCAGCGGGAATTGCAATTATCAAGCTTCTATATCATTTCGGTGTACGTGATATCATCATGTGTGATACAAAAGGCGCAATTTACGAAGGCCGTCCGAACGGGATGAATTCAGTGAAAAACGAAGTTGCTAAATTCACAAACCAAGATCGCAAAGAAGGTTCATTAGAAGAAGTCATTGAAGGCGCAGACGTCTTCATCGGGGTTTCGGTAGCAGGTGCTTTAACAAAAGAAATGGTAGGAAAAATGGCAAAAGATCCTGTCATCTTCGCTATGGCTAATCCAAATCCAGAGATCATGCCAGAAGATGCACATGCAGCAGGCGCAAGTGTTGTAGGGACTGGCCGTTCTGACTTCCCGAACCAAGTGAACAACGTACTGGCATTCCCAGGGATTTTCCGCGGAGCATTAGATGTACGTGCGACACACATTAACGAAGAAATGAAAATTGCAGCCGTTGAAGCGATTGCTTCTCTTGTTTCAGATGATAAATTGTCAGCTGAATACGTCATCCCTGAACCATTTGATGCACGCGTAGCACCAGCGGTAGCAAAAGCAGTAGCAAAAGCAGCAATGGAAACTGGCGTTGCAAGAATCAAAGTCGACCCAGAAGCAGTCGCTGAAAAAACAAGAAAATTAACGATTATCGGCGAATAA
- the dnaE gene encoding DNA polymerase III subunit alpha: protein MSYVHLQVHSGYSLLSSAAKVKELVLKAKELGCKALALTDDHVMYGTVEFYKECKKHGIKPVIGLTASVFIDEQETEAYPLVLLAKNNEGYQNLIKISSVLKSKSKAGLKEKWLKSYHRGLIAITPGVSGYIETLLQHDQLEEAQDAAKQLKQIFGEGHVYIALQPFQQDESLTGKLRDISKSVEIPLVATGDVHYINLEDQTAYTCLKAIKAGQKLSEIEEDKGEKHFRTFEEMKEWYAEDAELLTRTVEIADRCEVDLNLGQTKLPSYPTPDQSTADQFLRKVCTEGMKQRKIASNDAYVKRLEYELSIIQKMNFSDYFLIVWDFMKYAHDQGIVTGPGRGSAAGSLVAYVLFITDVDPLRHGLLFERFLNPERISMPDIDIDFPDTRRDEIISYVKDKYGDMHVAQIVTFGTLAAKAALRDVGRVMGIDSKAADRLAKLIPSKPGTTLKEAVTASPELKTMLQQSEELRQVFQTALKVEGLPRHTSTHAAGVVLSEEPLTEVVPIQDGHDGVYLTQYAMNYLEDLGLLKMDFLGLRNLTLIESIKNQIERQENVHINFSDISYEDQKTFELLSAGDTTGIFQLESQGMRQVLRRLKPSSLEDIVAVNALYRPGPMENIPLFIDRKHGRVKVSYPHPDLYDILKDTYGVIVYQEQIMLIAAKMAGFQLGEADLLRRAVSKKDKKVLDEERSHFVEGCLKKEYPVNIANDVYDLIVKFANYGFNRSHAVAYSMIGFQLAYLKAHYPLYFMCGLLTSVIGNEDKVAQYFYEAKEKGISVLKPSINKSEFPFTVEKGEIRYSLRAIKNVGVSAVKDIYRARQEKPFEDLFDFCARVSPKSVNRKTIEALIFSGAMDELYPNRASLLASIDIALDHVSFLNPDDQLDFLGDTTFSIKPKYAEIEELPLVDLLQFEKEALGLYLSNHPVQAYRDRLRENGAVDIIRLSSYIKRNVSMGGLLTKVKSIRTKNGQSMAFVTFGDETGEMEGVVFPEQFRKLSPLLEEGAMLYVEGRIDVRNDSSQIIVQEAVLLEEMGTKRKESVYIRVKEENHTQELLEQVKRVISMHSGEADVYLYYAKQKKTVRLPDAYKVHADHAVIFQLKELLGDQNVVIK from the coding sequence ATGTCTTATGTTCATCTTCAGGTCCACAGTGGATACAGCTTATTAAGCAGTGCAGCAAAAGTAAAGGAGCTCGTGCTGAAAGCGAAAGAACTTGGCTGCAAGGCGCTCGCTCTTACCGATGACCATGTGATGTATGGAACGGTTGAATTTTATAAGGAATGTAAAAAACATGGCATCAAGCCGGTCATCGGTTTAACAGCTTCTGTCTTCATAGATGAACAAGAGACAGAGGCTTATCCCTTAGTGCTCCTTGCGAAAAACAATGAAGGCTACCAAAACTTGATCAAAATCAGCAGTGTGCTGAAATCAAAATCAAAAGCGGGACTGAAAGAAAAATGGCTGAAAAGCTATCACCGCGGACTTATTGCCATCACCCCAGGCGTTTCCGGTTACATTGAAACGCTGCTTCAGCATGATCAGCTAGAAGAAGCGCAAGATGCAGCGAAACAATTGAAACAAATTTTCGGTGAGGGACACGTGTATATCGCGCTTCAGCCATTTCAGCAAGACGAATCGCTGACCGGTAAACTTAGGGACATCTCAAAAAGCGTGGAGATCCCACTTGTTGCGACAGGGGATGTCCATTACATCAACCTGGAAGATCAAACGGCCTATACGTGTTTAAAAGCCATTAAAGCAGGGCAGAAGCTCTCAGAGATTGAGGAAGACAAAGGAGAAAAGCATTTCAGAACCTTCGAAGAAATGAAGGAATGGTATGCGGAAGATGCGGAGCTGCTGACAAGAACGGTGGAGATCGCAGACCGCTGTGAAGTAGATTTAAATCTTGGGCAGACAAAACTCCCATCCTACCCGACTCCTGATCAATCAACTGCAGATCAGTTTTTACGCAAGGTGTGCACAGAAGGAATGAAGCAAAGGAAGATTGCTTCAAATGACGCGTATGTAAAAAGACTTGAGTATGAACTGAGCATTATCCAAAAGATGAATTTCAGTGATTATTTTCTCATCGTGTGGGATTTTATGAAGTATGCGCACGACCAAGGCATTGTTACAGGACCAGGAAGGGGATCGGCAGCAGGGTCACTTGTTGCCTACGTTCTGTTTATTACAGATGTTGATCCCCTTCGTCACGGTCTGTTATTTGAGCGTTTTTTAAATCCTGAGCGAATCAGTATGCCGGATATTGATATTGATTTCCCAGACACAAGAAGAGATGAAATCATCTCTTATGTAAAAGACAAATACGGAGATATGCATGTGGCGCAAATTGTCACGTTTGGAACACTTGCAGCAAAGGCTGCTTTAAGAGATGTTGGACGTGTAATGGGAATTGATTCAAAGGCAGCAGACCGTCTTGCAAAGCTGATTCCATCAAAGCCAGGAACGACGCTGAAAGAAGCAGTGACTGCATCGCCTGAATTAAAAACAATGCTCCAGCAATCTGAAGAGCTCCGGCAGGTCTTTCAAACCGCTTTAAAGGTAGAAGGCTTGCCAAGACATACATCGACACATGCAGCCGGCGTTGTACTAAGCGAGGAGCCGCTAACAGAGGTCGTTCCCATTCAAGACGGCCATGATGGTGTGTATTTAACGCAGTACGCCATGAATTACTTAGAAGATCTCGGACTTTTAAAGATGGATTTCTTAGGACTTAGAAACTTAACCTTAATTGAATCCATTAAAAACCAGATTGAAAGACAGGAAAACGTCCACATTAACTTTAGTGACATTTCATATGAAGATCAAAAAACGTTTGAACTGTTATCAGCAGGAGATACAACAGGGATTTTCCAGCTAGAATCACAAGGAATGCGTCAAGTGCTGAGACGTCTGAAGCCGTCTAGTTTAGAAGACATTGTGGCGGTCAATGCCCTCTATCGCCCAGGTCCAATGGAGAATATCCCGCTTTTCATCGACCGAAAGCATGGCAGAGTTAAGGTTTCTTACCCGCATCCTGATTTGTATGACATTTTAAAGGACACATATGGGGTTATCGTCTATCAGGAGCAAATCATGCTGATTGCAGCGAAGATGGCTGGTTTTCAGCTAGGTGAGGCCGATCTATTAAGAAGAGCTGTTTCAAAGAAGGATAAAAAGGTCCTTGATGAAGAGAGAAGCCATTTTGTTGAAGGATGCCTAAAAAAGGAGTATCCTGTTAACATTGCAAATGACGTTTATGACTTAATCGTCAAATTTGCAAACTATGGTTTTAATAGAAGCCATGCTGTTGCATATAGCATGATTGGCTTTCAGCTTGCTTATTTAAAAGCGCATTATCCGTTATATTTTATGTGCGGACTTTTAACGAGTGTGATTGGAAATGAAGACAAAGTCGCTCAATATTTCTATGAGGCAAAGGAAAAAGGGATATCTGTGTTGAAGCCTTCTATTAATAAGAGTGAATTTCCATTTACGGTTGAAAAAGGGGAGATCCGCTACAGCTTAAGAGCGATTAAAAATGTCGGAGTGTCAGCTGTAAAGGATATATACAGGGCAAGACAGGAAAAGCCGTTTGAAGATTTATTTGATTTTTGCGCAAGAGTTTCACCAAAGAGTGTAAACAGAAAAACGATTGAAGCGCTCATTTTTTCAGGGGCGATGGATGAGCTTTATCCAAATCGTGCTTCGTTATTGGCATCAATAGATATTGCATTAGACCACGTGTCATTTTTAAATCCAGATGATCAGCTCGACTTTCTGGGGGATACAACCTTCTCCATTAAGCCAAAATATGCGGAGATAGAAGAATTGCCGCTTGTCGATCTCCTGCAATTTGAAAAAGAGGCACTTGGACTATATTTATCAAATCATCCTGTACAAGCGTACCGAGATCGCTTAAGAGAGAATGGTGCAGTGGATATCATCAGGCTTTCTTCCTATATAAAGCGAAATGTCTCAATGGGTGGTCTTTTGACAAAAGTGAAATCGATTCGAACAAAAAATGGTCAATCGATGGCATTTGTCACATTTGGGGATGAAACGGGAGAAATGGAAGGCGTCGTCTTTCCAGAGCAATTTAGAAAGCTGTCCCCCTTACTTGAGGAGGGCGCCATGCTTTATGTTGAAGGCAGAATAGATGTCAGAAATGACAGCAGCCAAATCATCGTGCAAGAAGCCGTTCTGCTTGAAGAGATGGGCACAAAAAGAAAAGAGTCTGTCTACATTCGGGTAAAAGAAGAAAACCATACGCAGGAGCTGTTAGAGCAAGTAAAACGAGTGATCTCGATGCATAGCGGAGAAGCGGATGTCTATTTGTATTATGCGAAGCAGAAAAAGACAGTGAGACTCCCAGATGCATACAAAGTTCATGCAGATCATGCAGTGATTTTCCAATTAAAAGAGCTGCTCGGTGACCAAAATGTTGTGATTAAATGA
- a CDS encoding YtrH family sporulation protein has protein sequence MDVKEAFIPNFISCYFIALGVILGGAIIGGVGAYLSGQPPLSIITSLANRLKIWALVAAIGGTFDAVYSFERGIFEGNTRDIFKQILLIVSAMGGAQTGYLIITWLTQEHVSS, from the coding sequence ATGGATGTGAAGGAAGCTTTTATTCCAAATTTTATCAGCTGTTATTTTATTGCGCTTGGAGTCATTTTGGGTGGTGCCATTATCGGCGGTGTTGGTGCTTATTTATCAGGTCAGCCGCCTTTATCCATTATTACGAGTCTTGCCAACCGTTTAAAGATTTGGGCGCTTGTCGCAGCCATCGGGGGAACGTTTGATGCTGTTTATAGCTTTGAACGAGGCATTTTCGAGGGAAACACCCGTGATATTTTCAAGCAGATTTTATTAATTGTCTCTGCCATGGGCGGTGCGCAAACGGGTTATCTCATTATCACGTGGCTCACACAGGAGCATGTGTCATCATGA
- the ytrI gene encoding sporulation membrane protein YtrI has translation MRVPELYKRPGWQRFFAGMMFGAIVSWLIFLFTYGTFQEKQVTLLRSQQHHMDSLKEQITLYREDLHKLNEDNKKRLLIQSVDVHLVNREQYKIPEPDTLKFEDQVKEDISEVITKDIESVYKTKELLKRTVENKEYTIREKAYRAKVTELTIYTKLSLEVRISFAE, from the coding sequence ATGAGGGTGCCGGAGCTTTACAAACGTCCAGGCTGGCAGCGTTTTTTTGCGGGGATGATGTTTGGTGCGATTGTGAGCTGGCTCATTTTCCTCTTTACATACGGAACCTTTCAGGAAAAGCAGGTGACACTGCTGAGAAGCCAGCAGCACCATATGGACAGTCTGAAAGAACAAATCACACTCTATCGGGAAGATTTGCATAAGTTAAATGAGGATAATAAGAAGCGGCTGCTGATCCAAAGCGTAGATGTCCATCTCGTCAATCGTGAGCAGTATAAAATCCCAGAGCCAGACACGCTAAAATTTGAAGATCAGGTCAAGGAGGATATCTCAGAGGTCATTACAAAGGATATTGAAAGTGTCTATAAAACAAAGGAATTATTAAAACGCACGGTCGAAAACAAAGAATATACCATTCGGGAAAAGGCATACCGCGCCAAAGTGACAGAGCTGACGATTTATACGAAGCTCTCACTTGAAGTGCGCATTTCATTTGCTGAATAA
- a CDS encoding DHH family phosphoesterase: MKKELIRTISLYDTIIIHRHVRPDPDAYGSQCGLTEILRATYPEKNIYATGTPEPSLSFLYELDEVPDDVYKDALVIVCDTANQARIDDQRYSMGDKLMKIDHHPNEDPYGDLLWVDTEASSVSEMIYELYLEGKEEGYQLNTKAAELIYAGIVGDTGRFLFPNTTKKTLKYAGELIEYPFSSSDLFNQLYETDLNVVKLNGYIFQHISLSENGVASVFIKQDILESFQTTAQQASQLVGTLGNIAGIKAWVFFVEENDQIRVRFRSKGVVINTIAKKYHGGGHPLAAGASIYDWAVADEILRDLEEVCKSSS; this comes from the coding sequence ATGAAAAAAGAACTGATTAGAACCATATCATTATATGACACCATCATCATTCATAGACATGTAAGACCAGATCCAGATGCGTATGGATCGCAGTGCGGCCTTACGGAAATCTTGCGTGCGACCTATCCAGAAAAAAATATTTATGCGACAGGAACCCCGGAGCCATCCCTTTCATTTTTATATGAACTTGATGAAGTGCCGGATGACGTGTACAAAGATGCCCTTGTCATTGTCTGCGATACAGCCAACCAAGCAAGAATTGACGATCAGCGCTATTCAATGGGTGATAAGCTGATGAAAATTGACCATCATCCAAATGAAGATCCTTATGGTGATTTGCTTTGGGTGGATACAGAGGCAAGCTCTGTGAGCGAAATGATTTATGAATTGTATTTAGAGGGGAAAGAAGAAGGATATCAGCTGAATACAAAGGCGGCAGAACTTATTTATGCCGGCATTGTAGGAGACACAGGCCGCTTCCTTTTCCCAAACACGACGAAAAAGACGCTCAAATATGCTGGGGAACTGATTGAATATCCATTTTCATCTTCAGACCTTTTCAATCAATTGTATGAGACGGATCTGAATGTCGTGAAATTAAATGGCTATATTTTTCAACATATTTCTTTGTCAGAGAATGGAGTCGCTTCTGTATTCATTAAGCAGGATATTTTGGAATCGTTCCAAACGACAGCGCAGCAAGCCTCACAGCTTGTTGGAACACTTGGGAATATTGCAGGGATTAAGGCATGGGTCTTTTTTGTGGAAGAAAATGATCAGATTCGTGTGAGATTCCGTTCGAAAGGCGTCGTCATTAATACCATTGCGAAAAAATATCATGGCGGCGGCCACCCGCTTGCAGCTGGTGCGTCTATTTATGATTGGGCCGTGGCAGATGAGATTTTGCGTGATTTAGAAGAAGTATGTAAATCATCATCATGA
- a CDS encoding YtpI family protein: MLVLIVFIICSAMFYLYYKAKNVRTNRPVEKKFWSAKSSMALGCFVLLFGVNQLFLNRSSLAFVIGFIFVAVGIGSTWAGYKAYKHYLPLFLKEGEKDHA; encoded by the coding sequence ATGCTAGTTTTGATTGTGTTTATTATTTGTTCTGCCATGTTTTATTTATACTACAAAGCAAAGAATGTCCGTACGAACCGTCCAGTCGAGAAGAAATTCTGGTCGGCGAAATCCAGTATGGCACTTGGGTGCTTTGTCCTGCTCTTCGGTGTGAATCAATTATTTTTAAACCGCTCGTCACTCGCATTTGTCATTGGATTTATTTTTGTTGCTGTCGGTATTGGCAGTACGTGGGCTGGATATAAAGCCTACAAGCATTACCTTCCGCTCTTTTTAAAGGAAGGCGAAAAAGATCACGCATAA
- a CDS encoding CBS domain-containing protein, which translates to MATKHEQILSYIDSLDVGEKISVRRIAKEMKVSEGTAYRAIKDAENKGFVSTIERVGTIRIEQKKKENIEKLTYAEVVNVIDGQVLGGRAGLHKTLNKFVIGAMELDAMMRYTAAGNLLIVGNRINAHRQALEAGAAVLVTGGFSTDDEIIQLADELELPILSTSYDTFTVAALINRAIYDQLIKKEIVLVEDILTPIERTVYLSPEDKLEKWYEKNDETGHGRFPVADDQMKIHGILTSKDIAGHDRSTPIEKVMTKNPLTVIGKTSVASAAQMMVWEGIEVLPVVDDYAKLIGMISRQDVLKALQMIQKQPQVGEKLDDVVSRGFKETDTEKPKADAVYQYEVTPQMTNQLGNISYGVFTQILIESANRFLKSHKKGELIVESLSVYFLKPVQMESTIQIKPNILEVGRKFGKLEVEVYHQSNIVGKAMLMVQLMERG; encoded by the coding sequence TTGGCGACAAAGCATGAACAAATTTTATCGTATATTGATTCATTAGATGTCGGAGAGAAAATCTCTGTCCGGCGTATTGCGAAAGAAATGAAAGTGAGTGAAGGGACCGCTTACCGGGCCATCAAAGATGCTGAAAATAAAGGATTCGTCAGTACGATTGAACGAGTCGGCACCATTCGAATTGAACAGAAGAAAAAAGAAAATATTGAAAAACTCACATATGCGGAAGTGGTCAATGTCATTGACGGGCAGGTGCTTGGAGGACGAGCAGGTTTACATAAAACGTTGAATAAATTTGTCATCGGAGCGATGGAGCTTGATGCGATGATGCGCTATACGGCAGCTGGCAACCTGCTGATCGTCGGAAACCGAATCAATGCCCACAGGCAAGCATTAGAGGCAGGAGCAGCTGTGCTGGTCACGGGTGGATTCTCAACAGATGATGAGATTATTCAGCTCGCAGATGAGCTTGAGCTGCCCATTTTATCAACAAGCTACGACACATTTACCGTAGCAGCGCTCATTAACAGGGCCATTTATGACCAATTAATTAAAAAAGAGATCGTACTTGTGGAAGATATTTTAACACCGATAGAACGAACGGTGTATTTATCACCAGAAGATAAGCTTGAAAAATGGTATGAAAAAAATGATGAAACTGGCCACGGCCGCTTCCCGGTCGCAGATGACCAAATGAAGATTCACGGCATTCTCACTTCAAAGGATATCGCAGGGCATGACCGCTCCACACCAATTGAAAAGGTGATGACGAAAAATCCGCTGACAGTCATTGGAAAAACCTCTGTTGCCTCTGCTGCCCAAATGATGGTATGGGAAGGCATTGAGGTGCTTCCAGTTGTCGATGATTATGCGAAACTGATTGGGATGATCAGCCGTCAGGACGTGCTGAAGGCGCTTCAAATGATTCAAAAGCAGCCGCAGGTCGGAGAAAAACTGGATGATGTTGTCTCAAGAGGGTTTAAAGAGACCGATACAGAAAAACCAAAGGCAGATGCCGTGTATCAATATGAGGTCACACCACAAATGACAAACCAGCTCGGAAACATTTCATATGGTGTGTTCACGCAAATTTTAATTGAATCCGCCAACCGTTTCTTAAAATCTCATAAAAAAGGGGAACTGATCGTCGAAAGTCTCTCTGTCTACTTCCTAAAACCGGTTCAAATGGAATCCACGATACAAATCAAGCCGAATATTTTAGAAGTAGGCCGCAAGTTTGGAAAGCTGGAAGTGGAGGTTTATCATCAATCGAATATCGTCGGTAAAGCGATGCTGATGGTGCAGCTCATGGAGAGAGGATAA
- a CDS encoding metal-dependent hydrolase — protein sequence MKATYHGHSVVHIETNGYHIWIDPFLNGNKHTDIKPQDVKADVILLTHGHGDHIGDTIEIAKNNDALIVAPFELATYLSWQGVKTHPLSIGGGREFEFGKVKLTQAFHGSALIDEEKQTITYTGMPSGILFTAEGKTIYHAGDTALFSDMKLIGELNHIELAFLPIGDNFTMGPDDARIAAEWLRAKQVVPIHYSTFPPIEQDPHAFADSLHGGVGHVLNSGESIEI from the coding sequence ATGAAAGCTACATATCACGGACATTCAGTCGTACACATTGAAACAAACGGATACCATATTTGGATTGATCCATTTTTAAATGGAAATAAACACACAGATATCAAGCCGCAAGATGTCAAAGCGGATGTCATTTTGCTCACACACGGGCATGGAGATCATATCGGTGACACCATTGAAATCGCTAAAAACAATGATGCGCTTATTGTCGCGCCATTCGAACTTGCCACTTATTTAAGCTGGCAAGGGGTAAAAACGCACCCGCTTTCTATTGGAGGCGGACGTGAATTTGAATTCGGTAAAGTCAAGCTTACGCAAGCGTTCCACGGTTCAGCACTCATTGATGAGGAAAAGCAGACGATTACGTATACAGGGATGCCATCAGGTATTTTATTTACCGCAGAAGGTAAAACGATTTATCATGCTGGAGACACTGCCCTCTTTTCAGATATGAAACTGATCGGTGAGCTGAATCATATTGAACTTGCCTTCCTGCCAATCGGTGATAATTTCACGATGGGACCGGACGATGCAAGAATCGCAGCCGAATGGCTTCGTGCTAAGCAAGTCGTTCCGATTCACTATAGCACATTCCCGCCGATTGAGCAGGACCCGCATGCATTTGCAGACAGCCTGCATGGCGGCGTTGGCCATGTGTTAAACAGCGGAGAATCGATCGAGATTTAA